A genomic segment from Salvelinus alpinus chromosome 8, SLU_Salpinus.1, whole genome shotgun sequence encodes:
- the LOC139583834 gene encoding phosphatidate phosphatase LPIN2-like isoform X2: MNYVGQLAGQVLVTVKELYKGINQATLSGCIDVVVVRQPNGTFHCSPFHVRFGKLGVLRSKEKVIDIEINGEPVELHMKLGDNGEAFFVQETEQHNEIVPAHLVTSPIPTEEALWWGRESRAGGSGLEGGLQSPQGCLEDPASSSTPLLPPSTTAGKKKKRRRRKHKADPRKEEQQTPTACVEEVCELSSDDEHGGTHNNSRASSFSTVKDTVENRQHPTLHSLDSYPFSDGDWSTGGSLRSSRSLSEPMSPKSDSELMVKSSESMLRAESHMQWSWGEFPESTRVCKKERSELTKTVTITPSESTHFRVIFSSEAMGVEAGGIHTSLDPVCGPAIVKPEPRTPKQSALHSSKHHPPDSLSETHSPPQPEPCPLKPEPGALTAEPYPTPTPLLPKPERRARWTSTPPSVLGSSRRDSGSSACGDLGAIGSKTDSPSKRRGVRKRSQHQGPEDIYLDDLNAMEPDIVARYLGPKSESEAVPKHWVEVGRRDGSQSPQSVGSAAADSGTDCLSDSAGDLPDVTLSLCGGVGENSEISKEKFMEHIITYHEFAENPAIIDNPNLVVRISNRYYNWTLAAPLILSMQAFQKNLPKATEEAWVKDKMPKKSGRWWFWRKSSVKQSSEAKMDRQESLSETHRDTESPVFDQQSPAVPQQKAAADSSSDEESKELNALAPTERVQTEVSAPTGSHSYKKSLRLSSDQIVSLKLREGPNDVTFSITTQYQGTCRCEGTIYLWNWDDKVIISDIDGTITKSDVFGQILPQLGKDWTHQGIAKLYHSVHENGYKFLYCSARAIGMADMTRGYLHWVNDRGTILPQGPLMLSPSSLFSAFHREVIEKKPEKFKIECLTDIKNLFYPNTHPFYAAFGNRTNDVFAYKQVGVPVCRIFTVNPKGELILEQSKGNKTSYGRLSELVEHVFPLRSKEHSATFSFPEFSSFCFWRQPIDEVCLEELL, translated from the exons ATTGACATTGAGATCAATGGAGAACCAGTAGAGCTGCACATGAAGCTGGGTGACAACGGAGAGGCCTTCTTTGTCCAAGAAACCGAGCAGCATAAt GAGATCGTCCCTGCCCACCTTGTGACTTCGCCCATCCCCACAGAGGAGGCTCTTTGGTGGGGCAGAGAGTCTCGAGCTGGAGGGTCGGGTCTGGAGGGTGGGCTGCAGTCCCCCCAGGGGTGCCTAGAGGACCcggcctcctcctccacccccctcctcccccccagcACCACAGCAGGGAAAAAGAAGAAGAGACGCAGGAGGAAGCACAAAGCAGATCCCCGGAAGGAGGAGCAGCAGACCCCCACTGCTTGTGTGGAGGAGGTCTGTGAGCTGAGCTCAGACGATGAGCACGGTGGCACACACAACAACAGCAG GGCCTCTTCGTTCTCTACAGTGAAGGACACAGTGGAAAACAGGCAGCACCCCACCCTCCACTCTCTGGACAGCTACCCTTTCTCTGATGGAGACTGGTCTACCGGCGGCAGCCTCAG ATCCTCAAGATCCCTGTCCGAGCCCATGTCTCCAAAGAGCGACTCTGAGCTGATGGTGAAGTCATCAGAGAGCATGCTCAGAGCAGAGTCACACATGCAGTGGTCCTGGGGAGAGTTCCCAGAATCCACCAGG GTCTGTAAGAAAGAGCGCTCGGAGCTGACTAAGACAGTAACTATAACTCCATCAGAGAGCACCCACTTCAGGGTCATCTTCAGCTCTGAGGCCATGGGGGTGGAGGCAGGGGGCATCCACACCTCTCTGGACCCTGTGTGTGGACCTGCCATCGTCAAACCAGAACCCCGGACTCCCAAACAAAGTGCCCTCCATAGCTCCAAACACCACCCGCCCGACTCTCTATCTGAAACCCATTCTCCGCCCCAACCTGAACCGTGTCCCCTCAAACCAGAGCCAGGTGCTCTCACAGCAGAGCCCTATCCCACTCCCACCCCCCTTCTGCCCAAGCCTGAGCGTAGGGCTCGTTGGACCTCCACTCCCCCCAGTGTGCTTGGTTCCAGCCGGAGGGACAGTGGCTCTTCTGCCTGTGGGGACCTGGGGGCCATTGGCTCCAAGACTGACTCCCCGTCCAAGAGGAGAG GTGTGAGAAAGAGGAGTCAACACCAGGGTCCTGAGGATATTTACCTGGATGACCTGAACGCTATGGAGCCTGATATTGTTGCACGCTACTTAGGTCCCAAGAG TGAGTCCGAGGCGGTCCCTAAGCACTGGGTAGAGGTGGGCCGGCGCGATGGGTCCCAGTCTCCCCAGTCTGTGGGCAGTGCAGCGGCCGACAGCGGGACCGATTGTCTGTCTGACTCGGCTGGGGATCTACCAGAtgtcaccctgtctctctgtggagGGGTCGGAGAGAACTCTGAAATCTCCAAAG AGAAATTCATGGAGCACATCATCACATATCACGAATTTGCTGAAAATCCAGCAATCATCGACAATCCCAATTTGGTGGTTAGAATTTCAAACCG ataTTACAACTGGACATTGGCAGCTCCGTTGATACTGAGTATGCAAGCTTTCCAGAAGAACCTGCCCAAG gctacagaagaggcgtGGGTGAAGGACAAGATGCCTAAGAAGTCTGGCCGCTGGTGGTTCTGGAGGAAGAGCAGCGTCAAACAG TCTTCAGAGGCCaagatggacagacaggagtccctgtcagagacacacagagacacagagagcccTGTCTTTGATCAACAGAGTCCAGCAGTCCCACA GCAGAAAGCAGCAGCAGACTCCTCCAGTGATGAAGAATCTAAAGAGCTGAATGCACTGGCACCTACTGAGCGTGTGCAGACAGAGGTTTCAGCACCAACCGGATCCCACTCCTACAAGAAGTCTCTCCGCCTCTCATCTGACCAGATA GTGAGTCTGAAGCTGAGGGAGGGGCCTAATGACGTCACCTTCAGCATCACCACTCAGTACCAGGGCACGTGTCGCTGCGAGGGCACCATCTACCTGTGGAACTGGGATGACAAAGTCATTATCTCCGACATCGACGGCACCATCACCAA GTCAGATGTGTTTGGCCAAATCCTCCCTCAGCTTGGGAAAGACTGGACTCATCAAGGCATCGCTAAGCTCTACCACTCAGTGCATGA GAATGGCTACAAGTTCCTGTACTGTTCGGCGCGGGCCATCGGGATGGCCGACATGACCAGAGGTTACCTGCACTGGGTGAACGACCGGGGTACCATCCTGCCTCAAGGACCCCTCATGCTCTCCCCTAGTAGCCTCTTCTCTGCCTTTCATAG GGAGGTAATTGAAAAGAAGCCAGAGAAGTTCAAGATTGAATGCCTCACAGACATCAAGAACCTCTTCTACCCGAACACACATCCCTTCTATGCAGCCTTTGGAAACCGAACAAAT GATGTGTTTGCCTACAAGCAAGTGGGTGTCCCTGTGTGTCGGATATTCACAGTCAATCCCAAAGGAGAGCTCATCCTAGAGCAATCAAAAGGCAATAAAACATC GTACGGCCGACTGAGTGAACTGGTAGAGCACGTTTTTCCTTTACGCAGTAAGGAGCACAGCGCCACCTTCAGTTTCCCAGAATTCAGTTCTTTCTGCTTCTGGAGACAGCCAATTGATGAAGTCTGTCTTGAGGAGCTGCTCTGA
- the LOC139583834 gene encoding phosphatidate phosphatase LPIN2-like isoform X1 — MNYVGQLAGQVLVTVKELYKGINQATLSGCIDVVVVRQPNGTFHCSPFHVRFGKLGVLRSKEKVIDIEINGEPVELHMKLGDNGEAFFVQETEQHNEIVPAHLVTSPIPTEEALWWGRESRAGGSGLEGGLQSPQGCLEDPASSSTPLLPPSTTAGKKKKRRRRKHKADPRKEEQQTPTACVEEVCELSSDDEHGGTHNNSRASSFSTVKDTVENRQHPTLHSLDSYPFSDGDWSTGGSLSRSSRSLSEPMSPKSDSELMVKSSESMLRAESHMQWSWGEFPESTRVCKKERSELTKTVTITPSESTHFRVIFSSEAMGVEAGGIHTSLDPVCGPAIVKPEPRTPKQSALHSSKHHPPDSLSETHSPPQPEPCPLKPEPGALTAEPYPTPTPLLPKPERRARWTSTPPSVLGSSRRDSGSSACGDLGAIGSKTDSPSKRRGVRKRSQHQGPEDIYLDDLNAMEPDIVARYLGPKSESEAVPKHWVEVGRRDGSQSPQSVGSAAADSGTDCLSDSAGDLPDVTLSLCGGVGENSEISKEKFMEHIITYHEFAENPAIIDNPNLVVRISNRYYNWTLAAPLILSMQAFQKNLPKATEEAWVKDKMPKKSGRWWFWRKSSVKQSSEAKMDRQESLSETHRDTESPVFDQQSPAVPQQKAAADSSSDEESKELNALAPTERVQTEVSAPTGSHSYKKSLRLSSDQIVSLKLREGPNDVTFSITTQYQGTCRCEGTIYLWNWDDKVIISDIDGTITKSDVFGQILPQLGKDWTHQGIAKLYHSVHENGYKFLYCSARAIGMADMTRGYLHWVNDRGTILPQGPLMLSPSSLFSAFHREVIEKKPEKFKIECLTDIKNLFYPNTHPFYAAFGNRTNDVFAYKQVGVPVCRIFTVNPKGELILEQSKGNKTSYGRLSELVEHVFPLRSKEHSATFSFPEFSSFCFWRQPIDEVCLEELL, encoded by the exons ATTGACATTGAGATCAATGGAGAACCAGTAGAGCTGCACATGAAGCTGGGTGACAACGGAGAGGCCTTCTTTGTCCAAGAAACCGAGCAGCATAAt GAGATCGTCCCTGCCCACCTTGTGACTTCGCCCATCCCCACAGAGGAGGCTCTTTGGTGGGGCAGAGAGTCTCGAGCTGGAGGGTCGGGTCTGGAGGGTGGGCTGCAGTCCCCCCAGGGGTGCCTAGAGGACCcggcctcctcctccacccccctcctcccccccagcACCACAGCAGGGAAAAAGAAGAAGAGACGCAGGAGGAAGCACAAAGCAGATCCCCGGAAGGAGGAGCAGCAGACCCCCACTGCTTGTGTGGAGGAGGTCTGTGAGCTGAGCTCAGACGATGAGCACGGTGGCACACACAACAACAGCAG GGCCTCTTCGTTCTCTACAGTGAAGGACACAGTGGAAAACAGGCAGCACCCCACCCTCCACTCTCTGGACAGCTACCCTTTCTCTGATGGAGACTGGTCTACCGGCGGCAGCCTCAG CAGATCCTCAAGATCCCTGTCCGAGCCCATGTCTCCAAAGAGCGACTCTGAGCTGATGGTGAAGTCATCAGAGAGCATGCTCAGAGCAGAGTCACACATGCAGTGGTCCTGGGGAGAGTTCCCAGAATCCACCAGG GTCTGTAAGAAAGAGCGCTCGGAGCTGACTAAGACAGTAACTATAACTCCATCAGAGAGCACCCACTTCAGGGTCATCTTCAGCTCTGAGGCCATGGGGGTGGAGGCAGGGGGCATCCACACCTCTCTGGACCCTGTGTGTGGACCTGCCATCGTCAAACCAGAACCCCGGACTCCCAAACAAAGTGCCCTCCATAGCTCCAAACACCACCCGCCCGACTCTCTATCTGAAACCCATTCTCCGCCCCAACCTGAACCGTGTCCCCTCAAACCAGAGCCAGGTGCTCTCACAGCAGAGCCCTATCCCACTCCCACCCCCCTTCTGCCCAAGCCTGAGCGTAGGGCTCGTTGGACCTCCACTCCCCCCAGTGTGCTTGGTTCCAGCCGGAGGGACAGTGGCTCTTCTGCCTGTGGGGACCTGGGGGCCATTGGCTCCAAGACTGACTCCCCGTCCAAGAGGAGAG GTGTGAGAAAGAGGAGTCAACACCAGGGTCCTGAGGATATTTACCTGGATGACCTGAACGCTATGGAGCCTGATATTGTTGCACGCTACTTAGGTCCCAAGAG TGAGTCCGAGGCGGTCCCTAAGCACTGGGTAGAGGTGGGCCGGCGCGATGGGTCCCAGTCTCCCCAGTCTGTGGGCAGTGCAGCGGCCGACAGCGGGACCGATTGTCTGTCTGACTCGGCTGGGGATCTACCAGAtgtcaccctgtctctctgtggagGGGTCGGAGAGAACTCTGAAATCTCCAAAG AGAAATTCATGGAGCACATCATCACATATCACGAATTTGCTGAAAATCCAGCAATCATCGACAATCCCAATTTGGTGGTTAGAATTTCAAACCG ataTTACAACTGGACATTGGCAGCTCCGTTGATACTGAGTATGCAAGCTTTCCAGAAGAACCTGCCCAAG gctacagaagaggcgtGGGTGAAGGACAAGATGCCTAAGAAGTCTGGCCGCTGGTGGTTCTGGAGGAAGAGCAGCGTCAAACAG TCTTCAGAGGCCaagatggacagacaggagtccctgtcagagacacacagagacacagagagcccTGTCTTTGATCAACAGAGTCCAGCAGTCCCACA GCAGAAAGCAGCAGCAGACTCCTCCAGTGATGAAGAATCTAAAGAGCTGAATGCACTGGCACCTACTGAGCGTGTGCAGACAGAGGTTTCAGCACCAACCGGATCCCACTCCTACAAGAAGTCTCTCCGCCTCTCATCTGACCAGATA GTGAGTCTGAAGCTGAGGGAGGGGCCTAATGACGTCACCTTCAGCATCACCACTCAGTACCAGGGCACGTGTCGCTGCGAGGGCACCATCTACCTGTGGAACTGGGATGACAAAGTCATTATCTCCGACATCGACGGCACCATCACCAA GTCAGATGTGTTTGGCCAAATCCTCCCTCAGCTTGGGAAAGACTGGACTCATCAAGGCATCGCTAAGCTCTACCACTCAGTGCATGA GAATGGCTACAAGTTCCTGTACTGTTCGGCGCGGGCCATCGGGATGGCCGACATGACCAGAGGTTACCTGCACTGGGTGAACGACCGGGGTACCATCCTGCCTCAAGGACCCCTCATGCTCTCCCCTAGTAGCCTCTTCTCTGCCTTTCATAG GGAGGTAATTGAAAAGAAGCCAGAGAAGTTCAAGATTGAATGCCTCACAGACATCAAGAACCTCTTCTACCCGAACACACATCCCTTCTATGCAGCCTTTGGAAACCGAACAAAT GATGTGTTTGCCTACAAGCAAGTGGGTGTCCCTGTGTGTCGGATATTCACAGTCAATCCCAAAGGAGAGCTCATCCTAGAGCAATCAAAAGGCAATAAAACATC GTACGGCCGACTGAGTGAACTGGTAGAGCACGTTTTTCCTTTACGCAGTAAGGAGCACAGCGCCACCTTCAGTTTCCCAGAATTCAGTTCTTTCTGCTTCTGGAGACAGCCAATTGATGAAGTCTGTCTTGAGGAGCTGCTCTGA
- the LOC139583833 gene encoding EMILIN-2-like, with protein sequence MKCLPTGLILNSALFPLLLTFPLIYGTRSRYNQGYNMFQGSAYSGSEQRQRNKNWCAYVVHKNVSCAVVGGTESFVQPESAPCPKHQPNCAQQVMYRTQFRPMYKVGYKLVTELEWRCCPGHQGQDCKDLKGIPSSQTVLGPRPTLPPAPDHVPETQDPGQQAWGQSGHPWGAGRQPGGQTGQGPAGGQGGSQTTQQLEVVVQRLSQQILDMQAAMTSLSANLRVDLQEDTSKMLVTLLNVLRQPDSVRGEQQSMLLQGLSLEKEYNTVDIDKFTSKINHLNDTINTKSNVLDDLQARVNHHDGQLHLLMEASPASPPPAPLANDATLRAYVDTKFHALKDEMMEGMEIKMADLKSSCEYKILSVQEQCAGQENSYLSLTELLESKEMDLRKELQDFKNQLPNSQRGDGTPPGVEELRKELFRAAEAQLSLQSSLETKSKPDPLLLRVEDVEARLNMSERSEEVRSLFLEEKLRREGAEGAADLKKAMEDRMSSMEDRVTTLLVGISSPVSRAQTGLEALQSAQALEDRLNSLEQLCSTECKSDQPAIERIQQNLQVYRTSLDTMQSSINGHSASLGDMEKFVQGQLLNHTASLTDVQEEVGALKGRMGGQEGSLSAMGLSLRQQSLELQGQLLNHSASLTGVEEALGALSGRMGVQKGSLSDLGVSFSANLKDVQEELGALSGRMGEQEGSLSALGLSLSQQSLELQQLNTCCLSSAGPAQEAKDLLELHLTQREELRARLEELGREVRAEADHCRNRTEGVALDVASMDSRVTSLENVCGRLEPISSSLHRIKEGLNKHVTGLWNCVNQINGTLQAHAKDIRGLKGTYQNLQDHYSGITQALHHLTTSPENTGVHVGVEESVNPTETKLVPQGPVLPIGPIPDGVLPHMMETGEAGAPGIIISSKPPKGADGSMSTLKGFAGAPASRPSTRSLKPNMPVISVAHIPLRPSLHKPYLTLTGERVSFSAGLNLLPFPGEVGIIRFNKVLVNDGGHYDPHTGIFNVPMEGRYLLSAVLTAQRGARVEAVFSVSNRSIQRLDTAGYLPDNGGGGGAGSTSCDCGGSASLSLVLTLMRGDRAGLVMTAGKLAISENTEVLSTFSAVLLYPTLSKK encoded by the exons ATGAAGTGCCTTCCCACCGGATTAATCCTAAATAGTGCCTTATTTCCCTTATTGCTCACCTTTCCATTGATCTATGGAACGCGGTCCCGGTATAACCAGGGGTATAACATGTTCCAGGGAAGCGCATACTCTGGCTCAGAACAAAGACAGAGGAATAA AAACTGGTGCGCATACGTTGTGCACAAGAACGTGAGCTGTGCGGTCGTGGGAGGTACGGAGAGCTTTGTGCAGCCGGAGTCAGCGCCTTGCCCGAAGCATCAGCCCAACTGCGCGCAACAAGTGAT GTATCGGACCCAATTCCGCCCCATGTATAAGGTTGGCTATAAGCTGGTGACAGAGCTGGAGTGGAGGTGCTGTCCAGGCCACCAGGGTCAAGACTGCAAAGACTTGAAAGGCATCCCATCCAGTCAGACAGTGCTGGGGCCTCGGCCCACCCTGCCTCCTGCCCCTGATCACGTCCCAGAGACACAGG ATCCGGGACAGCAGGCATGGGGTCAGAGTGGCCACCCCTGGGGGGCAGGGAGGCAACCAGGAGGTCAGACAGGCCAAGGGCCGGCAGGGGGCCAGGGAGGGAGTCAGACGACACAGCAGCTGGAGGTGGTGGTACAGCGTCTGTCCCAGCAGATTCTAGACATGCAggcagccatgaccagcctgtcGGCCAACCTGAGGGTGGACCTGCAGGAGGACACCAGCAAGATGCTGGTCACGCTGCTCAACGTCTTGCGGCAGCCAGACAGCGTGCGTGGGGAGCAGCAGAGCATGCTGCTGCAGGGCCTTTCCCTGGAAAAAGAATACAACACGGTGGACATAGACAAGTTCACGAGTAAGATCAACCACCTCAACGACACCATAAACACCAAGAGCAATGTACTGGACGACCTCCAAGCCAGAGTCAACCACCATGACGGACAGCTCCACCTGCTAATGGAGGCCAGCCCGGCCTCACCCCCTCCCGCTCCTCTGGCCAATGATGCGACCCTGCGCGCCTATGTGGACACAAAGTTCCACGCCCTGAAGGACGAGATGATGGAGGGCATGGAGATCAAGATGGCAGACCTGAAGAGCTCATGTGAGTATAAGATCCTGTCGGTGCAGGAGCAGTGTGCGGGCCAGGAGAACAGCTACCTTAGCCTGACCGAGCTCCTCGAGTCCAAGGAGATGGACCTCCGCAAGGAGCTCCAGGACTTCAAGAACCAGCTGCCTAATTCACAGAGGGGAGACGGAACCCCTCCAGGGGTGGAGGAGCTGCGAAAGGAGCTGTTCCGGGCCGCTGAGGCCCAGCTGAGCCTCCAGTCCAGCCTAGAGACGAAGTCCAAGCCTGACCCACTCCTGCTCCGTGTGGAAGATGTGGAGGCCCGTCTCAACATGTCGGAGAGGAGCGAGGAGGTGCGCAGCCTCTTCCTGGAGGAgaagctgaggagagagggggcgGAGGGGGCCGCAGACCTGAAGAAGGCTATGGAGGACAGGATGAGCTCCATGGAGGACCGGGTCACCACTCTACTGGTGGGGATAAGCAGCCCCGTATCTAGggctcagactgggttagaggcACTGCAGAGTGCTCAGGCTCTGGAGGACAGACTCAATTCCCTAGAACAGCTGTGCTCTACGGAGTGCAAGTCTGACCAACCGGCCATAGAGCGCATTCAACAGAACCTCCAGGTCTACAGAACTAGCCTAGACACAATGCAGTCTAGCATCAATGGGCATTCAGCTAGTCTTGGAGACATGGAAAAGTTTGTCCAAGGGCAGCTCCTAAACCATACCGCCAGTCTTACAGATGTGCAGGAAGAAGTAGGAGCTCTTAAAGGACGTATGGGAGGACAGGAGGGCTCTCTGTCAGCAATGGGTCTCTCTCTTAGACAGCAGTCCCTGGAGCTCCAGGGCCAGCTTCTGAACCACAGTGCCAGTCTTACAGGCGTGGAAGAAGCACTAGGAGCTCTCAGTGGGCGTATGGGAGTACAGAAGGGCTCTCTGTCAGACTTGGGTGTCTCTTTCAGTGCTAATCTTAAAGATGTGCAGGAAGAGCTGGGAGCTCTTAGTGGGCGTATGGGAGAGCAGGAGGGCTCTCTGTCGGCCCTGGGTCTCTCTCTCAGCCAGCAGTCCCTGGAGCTCCAGCAACTGAACACCTGTTGCCTGAGCAGTGCAGGGCCAGCCCAGGAGGCCAAGGACCTGCTAGAGCTCCACCTGAcccagagagaggagctgagggccAGGCTGGAGGAGCTGGGCCGGGAGGTGAGGGCTGAGGCAGACCACTGCAGGAACAGGACCGAGGGCGTAGCTCTGGACGTTGCCAGCATGGACAGCCGGGTTACCAGCTTGGAGAACGTGTGTGGTAGGCTGGAACCCATCTCCAGCAGCCTGCACAGGATCAAGGAGGGGCTGAACAAGCATGTGACCGGCTTGTGGAACTGCGTCAACCAGATCAACGGCACCTTGCAAGCCCAcgccaaggacatcagaggactGAAGGGAACATACCAGAACCTCCAGGACCACTACTCGGGCATCACCCAGGCCCTACATCATCTGACCACGAGTCCTGAGAACACTG GTGTTCATGTAGGTGTGGAGGAGTCTGTTAATCCCACTGAGACCAAGCTTGTTCCTCAGGGTCCTGTCCTACCCATTGGTCCAATACCAGATGGGGTCCTACCACATATGATGGAGACTGGGGAGGCAGGAGCCCCCGGAATCATCATCTCTTCCAAACCGCCCAAAGGGGCCGACGGCAGCATGTCCACCCTCAAGGGCTTTGCTGGAGCCCCAG CCTCCCGACCTTCTACAAGGTCTTTAAAGCCTAATATGCCAGTGATTTCTG TTGCCCACATTCCTCTGAGACCGTCATTACACAAACCATATTTAACTTTAACAG GTGAGCGGGTGTCCTTCTCGGCTGGTCTCAACCTCTTGCCCTTCCCTGGGGAGGTGGGTATCATCCGCTTCAACAAGGTGTTGGTAAACGATGGGGGACACTATGACCCTCACACAG GCATCTTTAACGTTCCCATGGAGGGCCGCTACCTGCTGAGTGCCGTGCTGACAGCCCAGAGAGGTGCCAGGGTGGAGGCGGTGTTCTCTGTGTCCAACCGCAGCATCCAGAGGCTGGACACGGCCGGTTACCTGCCTGATaatggtggaggaggtggggctGGCTCCACCAGCTGTGACTGCGGAGGCTCTGCCTCCCTGAGCCTGGTTCTCACTCTGATGCGTGGGGACAGGGCAGGTTTAGTCATGACCGCAGGCAAACTTGCCATCTCAGAGAACACAGAGGTCCTCTCAACATTTAGCGCCGTGCTTCTCTACCCCACCCTCTCAAAAAAATAG